One Streptomyces hundungensis DNA segment encodes these proteins:
- a CDS encoding CpaF family protein: MSAVDHALVKRFRQEAGDRIAEQRRLDQVRGVAAMSSEDERQYARAVIAQILEEYARTEINAGRTPLDAETEEQYAAAVHAALFGVGRLQPLLDDPEVENIDINGCDQVFVGYSDGREVRGDPVAETDEELIELIQVLGAYSGLSSRPFDSANPQLDLRLPDGSRLSAVMEVARRPSLSIRRARMGKVFMADLVGNGTVTPELAHFLACAVRARKNIMIAGATNAGKTTLLRALANEIPQQERLITVERALELGLDQFPELHPNVVAFEERLPNSEGLGMIPMAELVRRSLRMNPSRVIVGEVLGDEIVTMLNAMSQGNDGSLSTIHANSSAEVFNRISTYALQAAERLPIEASQMLIAGAVNFVVFVERRNNYESGGRLQRVVTSVREVNGCDGRVLSSEVFAETPDGRVVPHAPVSCIEELAVHGYRPSGAWG, translated from the coding sequence ATGAGTGCGGTCGATCACGCGCTGGTCAAGCGGTTCCGCCAGGAGGCCGGTGACCGGATCGCCGAGCAGCGGCGCCTGGACCAGGTGCGCGGGGTGGCCGCGATGTCGAGCGAGGACGAGCGCCAGTACGCGCGCGCCGTCATCGCCCAGATACTGGAGGAGTACGCCCGCACGGAGATCAACGCCGGGCGCACCCCCCTCGACGCGGAGACCGAGGAGCAGTACGCGGCCGCCGTGCACGCGGCTCTCTTCGGCGTCGGCCGGCTCCAGCCGCTGCTCGACGACCCCGAGGTCGAGAACATCGACATCAACGGGTGCGACCAGGTCTTCGTCGGCTACTCCGACGGCCGCGAGGTCCGGGGCGACCCGGTCGCCGAGACCGACGAGGAGCTCATCGAGCTCATCCAGGTCCTCGGCGCCTACTCCGGCCTCTCCTCGCGCCCCTTCGACTCCGCCAACCCCCAGCTCGACCTGCGGCTGCCGGACGGCTCGCGTCTGTCGGCCGTGATGGAGGTCGCCCGGCGGCCCTCGCTGTCCATCCGTAGGGCCCGCATGGGCAAGGTCTTCATGGCGGACCTGGTCGGAAACGGCACCGTCACACCGGAGTTGGCGCACTTCCTGGCCTGCGCGGTCCGGGCCCGTAAGAACATCATGATCGCGGGCGCGACCAACGCCGGAAAGACCACGCTGCTGCGGGCGCTCGCCAACGAGATCCCGCAGCAGGAACGCCTGATCACGGTCGAGCGCGCCCTTGAGCTCGGTCTCGATCAGTTCCCCGAACTGCATCCGAACGTGGTCGCGTTCGAGGAGCGGCTGCCCAACTCCGAGGGCCTGGGCATGATCCCGATGGCGGAGCTGGTGCGGCGTTCGCTGCGTATGAACCCTTCCCGGGTCATCGTCGGTGAGGTCCTCGGCGACGAGATCGTCACCATGCTGAACGCGATGTCGCAGGGCAACGACGGCTCGCTCTCCACGATCCACGCCAACAGCTCCGCCGAGGTCTTCAACCGCATCTCGACGTACGCTCTCCAGGCGGCCGAGCGGCTGCCCATCGAGGCCAGCCAGATGCTGATCGCGGGCGCGGTCAACTTCGTCGTCTTCGTCGAGCGGCGCAACAACTACGAGAGCGGCGGCCGGTTGCAGCGCGTGGTCACCTCGGTCCGCGAGGTGAACGGCTGCGACGGGCGCGTTCTGTCCAGTGAGGTCTTCGCCGAGACGCCGGACGGACGGGTCGTCCCGCACGCCCCGGTGTCCTGCATCGAGGAACTCGCCGTGCACGGCTACCGGCCCTCCGGGGCCTGGGGGTGA
- a CDS encoding SAF domain-containing protein, with amino-acid sequence MKVQERGGAGTHRGAAPGQPVGERLPAPPRERKPALAALAVLLILIGALGATVLVLRAGDRVEVYQLTHDVPAGHAVSKGDLTTVMVAADNHIDYIRPEQYDALTKLRAKSNLYEGSVLVGQMFAAGGGTEVGKAAVGVSLKEGQYPTNLKDGETVAVYRVGTSAGSGKTGTGGANSGSAGGSSPLVQRAVVSDVGTQDKSFGSGNLAVTLTVNTSEAAAVAQAASAGEVAVVRVAPDNG; translated from the coding sequence GTGAAGGTCCAGGAGCGCGGTGGGGCGGGGACCCACCGGGGGGCGGCGCCCGGGCAGCCGGTCGGTGAGCGGCTTCCTGCGCCGCCACGGGAACGCAAGCCCGCCCTCGCGGCCCTCGCCGTCCTGCTCATCCTCATCGGCGCCCTCGGGGCGACCGTTCTGGTGCTGCGCGCGGGCGACCGGGTCGAGGTCTACCAGCTCACGCACGATGTCCCGGCCGGGCATGCCGTGTCCAAGGGCGATCTCACCACCGTGATGGTGGCCGCCGACAACCACATCGACTACATCCGCCCCGAGCAGTACGACGCCCTCACCAAGCTGCGGGCGAAGTCCAACCTCTACGAGGGCTCGGTCCTGGTGGGCCAGATGTTCGCCGCGGGCGGCGGCACCGAGGTCGGCAAGGCCGCCGTCGGTGTCTCGCTCAAGGAAGGCCAGTACCCCACCAACCTCAAGGACGGCGAGACGGTCGCCGTCTACCGGGTCGGCACCTCCGCCGGATCGGGCAAGACCGGCACCGGGGGCGCCAACTCCGGCTCCGCGGGCGGGAGTTCGCCGCTCGTCCAGCGCGCCGTCGTCAGCGACGTCGGCACCCAGGACAAGTCCTTCGGCAGCGGCAACCTCGCCGTCACGCTCACCGTGAACACCTCCGAGGCGGCCGCCGTCGCCCAGGCCGCGTCCGCCGGTGAAGTCGCCGTGGTGCGGGTCGCGCCGGACAACGGCTGA
- a CDS encoding Tad domain-containing protein, with amino-acid sequence MSAPRNTAGPRAAGPRTPYAWIRDRRARLDDRGSGAAAVIVFAFLFLGLAAFVIDGGLSISKRERAADIAEQAARYAAQDIDKEALYDGSGAGAPIRYENCGTRVKAFARASGLSGPDIAASHCVGGSAQQVEVEIQLTYKPVFTGFFYGGEVVVHGRSVAKNEVG; translated from the coding sequence ATGAGCGCGCCGCGGAACACCGCCGGGCCCAGGGCGGCCGGACCTCGGACCCCGTACGCCTGGATCCGGGACCGGCGCGCGCGTCTCGACGACCGGGGGTCGGGGGCGGCCGCGGTCATCGTCTTCGCCTTCCTCTTCCTCGGCCTCGCCGCGTTCGTCATCGACGGCGGCCTCTCCATCTCCAAGCGGGAGCGCGCCGCGGACATCGCCGAACAGGCCGCGCGCTACGCGGCGCAGGACATCGACAAGGAAGCCCTGTACGACGGCTCCGGCGCGGGCGCCCCCATCCGCTACGAGAACTGCGGCACCCGCGTGAAGGCCTTCGCCCGCGCGTCCGGCCTCTCCGGCCCGGACATCGCGGCGTCCCACTGCGTGGGCGGCAGCGCCCAACAGGTGGAAGTCGAGATCCAGTTGACGTACAAGCCCGTGTTCACCGGGTTCTTCTACGGCGGCGAGGTCGTGGTGCACGGCCGGTCCGTGGCGAAGAACGAGGTGGGCTGA
- a CDS encoding TadE family protein, producing MTAIEFVLLTPVLFFMIFATVQFGLYFFADHVAQAAAQAGARKARAMADEQPGAWRGEARDQASSYIAQLGPKLVLAPDVQTVEPKANTVGVEITAKVPTVFPGLHLTVHARSQGPVERFVREGGN from the coding sequence ATGACCGCGATCGAGTTCGTACTGCTGACCCCGGTGCTGTTCTTCATGATCTTCGCGACCGTGCAGTTCGGTCTGTACTTCTTCGCGGACCACGTCGCGCAGGCCGCGGCCCAGGCCGGGGCCCGCAAGGCGCGGGCCATGGCCGACGAACAGCCCGGCGCCTGGCGCGGCGAGGCCCGCGACCAGGCCTCCAGCTACATCGCGCAGCTCGGCCCGAAGCTCGTGCTCGCCCCCGACGTCCAGACCGTGGAGCCCAAGGCGAACACGGTGGGCGTGGAGATCACGGCCAAGGTGCCGACGGTCTTCCCCGGCCTGCACCTGACGGTGCACGCGCGCTCGCAGGGGCCGGTCGAACGATTCGTACGCGAGGGGGGGAACTGA
- a CDS encoding type II secretion system F family protein, whose amino-acid sequence MSDIITGPVLIGAVLGLGIYVLIRALTRTKRSAVSQIARIDAMRSSGSVYTPRPEDHGTGRLSGLRSGVGARVAELYLRQGWEQRSIRADLAVLERGWERFLATKVLLGVAGLVFGPLLFVIVATLGFGSSPIIPVWLALMCGAIFFFLPDLEVRRDAADKRRDLRRVIGAYLDLVAMNLAGGRGLPEALMAAAEVSDGWALRRLRNTLADARITGTSQWLALGRLGEELGVEELKDLSSSLALVADDGAKVRESLASRAETMRHREMAEIEGAAGEKSQSMLVAQLLLCAGFLVFLIFPAAMRVFQV is encoded by the coding sequence GTGAGCGACATCATCACGGGACCGGTGCTGATCGGCGCGGTCCTCGGCCTCGGCATCTACGTCCTGATCAGGGCGCTGACCCGGACGAAGCGTTCGGCGGTCTCGCAGATCGCGCGGATCGACGCGATGCGCTCGTCCGGCAGCGTCTACACCCCGCGGCCCGAGGACCACGGCACCGGCCGGCTCTCGGGACTGCGCTCCGGGGTCGGGGCGCGGGTCGCCGAGCTGTACCTGAGGCAGGGCTGGGAGCAGCGCTCCATCCGCGCCGACCTCGCCGTGCTCGAACGCGGCTGGGAACGCTTCCTGGCGACCAAGGTGCTGCTCGGTGTCGCGGGCCTCGTCTTCGGCCCGCTGCTCTTCGTCATCGTCGCGACGCTCGGCTTCGGCAGCAGCCCGATCATCCCCGTCTGGCTGGCGCTGATGTGCGGGGCGATCTTCTTCTTCCTGCCCGACCTGGAAGTGCGCAGGGACGCCGCCGACAAGCGGCGTGACCTGCGCCGCGTCATCGGGGCCTACCTCGACCTGGTGGCCATGAACCTGGCCGGCGGGCGCGGACTGCCCGAGGCGCTGATGGCCGCCGCCGAGGTCAGCGACGGCTGGGCGCTGCGCCGGCTGCGCAACACCCTCGCGGACGCCCGGATCACCGGCACCAGCCAGTGGCTCGCGCTCGGCCGGCTCGGCGAGGAACTCGGCGTCGAGGAGCTGAAGGACCTGTCCTCCTCGCTCGCCCTGGTCGCGGACGACGGCGCGAAGGTACGCGAGTCCCTGGCGTCCCGCGCCGAAACGATGCGGCACCGGGAGATGGCCGAGATCGAGGGAGCGGCCGGTGAGAAGTCCCAGTCGATGCTCGTCGCCCAACTGCTGCTCTGTGCGGGCTTCCTGGTCTTCCTGATCTTTCCCGCCGCGATGCGCGTCTTCCAGGTCTGA
- a CDS encoding TadE/TadG family type IV pilus assembly protein, whose amino-acid sequence MSHRRSAVADRGLSTIEVVILAPVMILFILVLVAFGQLVDGRGAVDSAARDAARAGSIQKDLGTALSEAKTAAEADLADVCSGPVSVRQTSAGWTDAEFFTVEVSCRIRGLSMLGLDIPTTLTGTSTSPLDPFKRKTA is encoded by the coding sequence CTGTCGCACCGCCGCTCGGCCGTCGCCGACCGGGGTCTTTCCACCATCGAGGTGGTCATCCTCGCCCCGGTGATGATCCTGTTCATCCTGGTCCTGGTGGCGTTCGGCCAACTCGTCGACGGGCGCGGCGCGGTGGACTCCGCGGCGCGGGACGCGGCACGGGCCGGCTCCATCCAGAAGGACCTCGGCACCGCGCTCTCCGAAGCCAAGACGGCGGCGGAGGCCGACCTCGCGGACGTCTGCTCCGGCCCGGTCAGCGTGCGTCAGACCAGCGCGGGCTGGACCGACGCGGAGTTCTTCACGGTGGAGGTCAGCTGCCGCATCCGGGGCCTGTCGATGCTCGGCCTCGACATCCCCACGACCCTGACCGGCACCTCGACCTCCCCGCTCGACCCGTTCAAGAGGAAGACCGCATGA
- a CDS encoding BTAD domain-containing putative transcriptional regulator → MARTPSRPAGPANRTPQPLPRRRTAGDFAKAFFAFVALLGLVVGVPAALAMSVGWPLPHRMPSLDMVQQQISAQAFVRILTLVVWLAWAQFTACVLVEVKAAVSGVGLPSRVPGAGPSQLLARQLIAAVLLVTATAASFTPGLTGGQHVENTARPTVAAAQQLPGQQQAETVAEAMQKQAAAQAHHALEEQGGTEAGATKFYRIQPPEGRHHDSLWEVAERHLGDGRRYHEIYQLNKDRVQPDGSKLSEASLIRPGWIMEMPADAHGGDLVEMPAPVVEAPKGLKRQIAEYAKSGDHAQPAQQGVGARPGADAAGGSGPQQQAPPVQTPAPQQTPRGAASGTATSSSSESGFGLSEALIGAPLLAAGVLGALGRRRRMALWQSAMTAVAGRRGMEPPVPSGADADVHDALLVGADPEAVRFLDKALRGLSAELDAANRPLPVVYAAWFTATDLHLQLAQPSGQPPAPWQQGSDPTLWRLERTAAPAQVRDLAEIAAPYPGLVSLGTLDGARLLLNLEAAPGLVSLSGPGEARAAVLSSVAAELATNGWSDRMTVTVVGFGAELGALAPTRLRHLDSVGVLLEDLGAEIQRRRAALGAAGHDSVLTGRTGPASQHTRWAPHLVMIADTPTEAEAAALAELTAGAGKLGIGCLVGVDGTAQQLGAAWDLEISAEGRLAAPLLGLELTAQLLPAAVHQAVVRLFASADTMSGPDGDDPAPAPHAFLVDITEQGRPAVYARLVGPYEIIGLEAPDDERSALLHEALALLLLHREGVHPLVLASAMWPRGVTDEVREALIGRLREWLGTDEDGSPRLRTDANGRLTLARSVVSDLDVLRSLHYEATEGRGTRRASVRERLLTDALNLVRGPLLADRAEGRYGWLGHEIIDTQLPLLVADVALALCGHHREQGRPRKAIEALRTALASSPADERLWNELLRATHDTEDEDALRALVAELTARSGPRGLPPRTVALLDELFPSWRGDGGPAAASAG, encoded by the coding sequence ATGGCACGCACCCCCTCCCGCCCGGCGGGTCCGGCGAATCGGACGCCGCAGCCGTTGCCGCGTCGTCGTACGGCCGGCGACTTCGCCAAGGCGTTCTTCGCGTTCGTCGCGCTGCTCGGGCTCGTCGTGGGGGTGCCCGCGGCGCTCGCGATGAGCGTGGGGTGGCCGCTGCCGCACCGAATGCCCTCGCTCGACATGGTGCAGCAGCAGATATCCGCGCAGGCCTTCGTGCGGATCCTCACGCTGGTGGTGTGGCTGGCGTGGGCGCAGTTCACCGCGTGTGTGCTGGTCGAGGTCAAGGCCGCGGTGTCCGGTGTCGGGCTGCCCTCGCGGGTGCCGGGCGCGGGGCCGAGTCAGTTGCTGGCGCGGCAGCTGATCGCGGCGGTGCTGCTCGTCACCGCCACCGCCGCGAGCTTCACCCCGGGTCTGACCGGCGGGCAGCACGTCGAGAACACCGCGCGGCCGACCGTCGCCGCGGCCCAGCAACTGCCGGGCCAACAGCAGGCCGAGACCGTCGCCGAGGCGATGCAGAAGCAGGCGGCGGCGCAGGCGCACCACGCCCTTGAGGAGCAGGGCGGTACGGAGGCGGGGGCCACCAAGTTCTACCGGATCCAGCCGCCCGAGGGCCGTCACCACGACTCGCTGTGGGAGGTCGCCGAACGCCACCTCGGGGACGGGCGCCGCTACCACGAGATCTACCAGCTCAACAAGGACCGGGTGCAGCCCGACGGCTCCAAGCTGTCCGAGGCCAGCCTGATCCGGCCCGGCTGGATCATGGAGATGCCGGCCGACGCCCACGGCGGGGACCTCGTCGAGATGCCCGCACCGGTGGTCGAGGCCCCGAAGGGGCTCAAGCGGCAGATCGCCGAGTACGCCAAGTCCGGCGACCACGCCCAGCCGGCCCAGCAGGGCGTGGGGGCGCGGCCCGGCGCGGACGCCGCCGGCGGCTCCGGGCCGCAGCAGCAGGCTCCGCCCGTCCAGACGCCGGCCCCGCAGCAGACACCGCGGGGCGCCGCGTCCGGGACCGCCACCTCGTCGTCGTCCGAGAGCGGGTTCGGGCTCTCCGAGGCGCTCATCGGGGCGCCGCTGCTCGCCGCGGGCGTGCTCGGCGCGCTCGGCCGCCGCCGCAGGATGGCGCTGTGGCAGTCCGCGATGACCGCGGTCGCCGGGCGTCGCGGCATGGAGCCGCCGGTGCCCAGCGGCGCCGACGCCGACGTCCACGACGCGCTCCTGGTCGGCGCCGACCCCGAGGCCGTGCGCTTCCTCGACAAGGCGCTGCGCGGTCTGTCCGCCGAGCTCGACGCCGCGAACCGGCCGCTGCCCGTCGTGTACGCGGCCTGGTTCACCGCCACCGACCTGCACCTCCAACTGGCCCAGCCCTCCGGGCAACCGCCCGCCCCCTGGCAGCAGGGCAGCGACCCGACGCTGTGGCGTCTGGAGCGCACGGCCGCGCCCGCACAGGTACGGGACCTCGCCGAGATCGCGGCCCCCTACCCGGGCCTGGTCAGCCTCGGCACCCTGGACGGCGCCCGGCTGCTGCTCAACCTCGAAGCCGCGCCCGGTCTGGTCTCGCTCAGCGGCCCCGGCGAGGCGCGCGCCGCGGTGCTCTCCTCGGTGGCCGCCGAACTCGCCACCAACGGCTGGTCCGACCGCATGACCGTCACCGTCGTCGGCTTCGGCGCCGAACTGGGCGCGCTCGCCCCGACCCGGCTGCGCCACCTCGACTCCGTCGGGGTGCTCCTCGAAGACCTCGGCGCGGAGATCCAGCGGCGCCGGGCCGCACTCGGCGCGGCCGGCCACGACTCGGTCCTCACCGGTCGCACCGGACCCGCGTCGCAGCACACCCGCTGGGCCCCGCACCTGGTGATGATCGCCGACACCCCCACCGAGGCGGAGGCCGCCGCGCTCGCCGAACTGACCGCGGGCGCGGGCAAGTTGGGCATCGGCTGCCTGGTCGGCGTCGACGGCACGGCCCAACAGCTGGGCGCCGCCTGGGACTTGGAGATCAGCGCGGAAGGCCGCCTGGCCGCTCCGCTGCTCGGCCTCGAACTCACCGCCCAGCTGCTGCCCGCCGCCGTGCACCAGGCGGTCGTACGCCTCTTCGCCTCCGCCGACACGATGTCCGGCCCCGACGGCGACGACCCGGCCCCGGCCCCGCACGCCTTCCTGGTGGACATCACCGAGCAGGGCCGTCCCGCGGTCTACGCCCGACTGGTCGGACCGTACGAGATCATCGGTCTCGAAGCACCCGACGACGAGCGCAGCGCGCTGCTCCACGAGGCGCTCGCCCTGCTGCTCCTGCACCGCGAGGGCGTCCACCCGCTGGTCCTCGCCTCCGCGATGTGGCCGCGCGGAGTGACCGACGAAGTCCGCGAGGCACTGATCGGCCGGCTGCGGGAGTGGCTCGGCACCGACGAGGACGGCTCGCCCCGGCTGCGTACCGACGCCAACGGGCGGCTCACCCTCGCCCGGTCCGTCGTCTCCGACCTCGACGTGCTGCGTTCGCTGCACTACGAGGCGACCGAGGGCCGCGGCACCCGCCGCGCCTCGGTGCGCGAGCGGCTGCTCACCGACGCCCTCAACCTGGTGCGCGGCCCGCTCCTCGCCGACCGCGCCGAGGGCCGCTACGGCTGGCTCGGCCACGAGATCATCGACACCCAACTGCCGCTCCTGGTGGCCGATGTGGCGCTCGCGCTCTGCGGCCACCACCGCGAGCAGGGGCGCCCGCGCAAGGCCATCGAGGCGCTCCGCACCGCGCTCGCCAGCTCCCCCGCGGACGAGCGGCTGTGGAACGAGCTGCTGCGCGCGACCCACGACACCGAGGACGAGGACGCCCTGCGCGCGCTGGTCGCGGAGCTCACCGCCCGCAGCGGCCCCCGCGGTCTGCCGCCGCGGACCGTCGCCCTGCTCGACGAGTTGTTCCCGTCCTGGCGCGGTGACGGCGGCCCGGCCGCGGCGTCGGCGGGCTGA
- a CDS encoding type II secretion system F family protein — MNNLPSMGGLFEAQTLYALAAGLAVGGGLALLVVAIRGFEVKPGGGARNQRAGEMLQFIGKRGSIAAGVGLLVLLLTRWTVAGVATGLLVFFWNKLFGGAAQEKVAMKRVEALAAWTESLRDTIAGAVGLEQAIPASARAAAPALRPHLDALVDRLRARTPLPDALQLLADEIDDASADIIVAALILNARLRGPGLRQVLGALAKSAREEIDMRHRVMAQRSSTRRSVQIVVGVSIAFVLGLSVFNRDFVQPYNSTVGQLVLACVCGLFALGFWWLRKLSVIETPDRFLVRHEPETRFVRPDASTGVPGNRDADGQRPVTAGEGVR; from the coding sequence ATGAACAACCTTCCCTCCATGGGCGGTCTCTTCGAGGCCCAGACCCTCTACGCGCTCGCGGCCGGCCTCGCCGTCGGCGGCGGCCTCGCGCTGCTCGTCGTCGCGATCCGGGGCTTCGAGGTCAAACCGGGCGGCGGCGCCCGGAACCAACGCGCGGGCGAGATGCTCCAGTTCATCGGCAAGCGCGGCTCGATCGCGGCCGGCGTCGGCCTGCTCGTGCTGCTGCTCACCCGGTGGACGGTGGCCGGCGTCGCCACCGGTCTGCTCGTCTTCTTCTGGAACAAGCTGTTCGGCGGCGCCGCGCAGGAGAAGGTTGCCATGAAGCGGGTCGAGGCGCTCGCCGCCTGGACCGAGTCGCTGCGCGACACCATCGCCGGCGCGGTCGGCCTGGAACAGGCCATCCCCGCATCGGCCCGCGCGGCCGCCCCCGCGCTGCGGCCCCATCTCGACGCGCTCGTCGACCGGTTGCGGGCCCGTACGCCGCTGCCCGACGCGCTCCAGCTGCTCGCCGACGAGATCGACGACGCCTCCGCCGACATCATCGTCGCCGCGCTCATCCTCAACGCCCGGCTGCGCGGCCCCGGTCTGCGCCAGGTGCTCGGGGCGCTCGCCAAGTCGGCCCGCGAGGAGATCGACATGCGCCACCGCGTGATGGCCCAGCGCTCCTCCACCCGGCGCAGTGTGCAGATCGTGGTCGGCGTCTCGATCGCGTTCGTGCTCGGGCTCTCCGTCTTCAACCGCGACTTCGTGCAGCCGTACAACTCGACGGTCGGCCAGCTCGTACTCGCCTGTGTCTGCGGCCTGTTCGCGCTCGGCTTCTGGTGGCTGCGCAAGCTGTCGGTGATCGAGACCCCGGACCGCTTCCTGGTCCGGCACGAGCCGGAGACCCGCTTCGTACGCCCCGACGCCTCCACGGGCGTACCCGGGAACCGGGACGCGGACGGACAGCGTCCTGTAACCGCTGGGGAGGGAGTGCGGTGA